The Mesorhizobium sp. M1D.F.Ca.ET.043.01.1.1 genome contains a region encoding:
- a CDS encoding ATP-binding protein, which produces MGLQNAILNLVFNARDAMPDGGSILIDTAMAGHGRASFVEVRVADNGIGMTHETMARAFDPFFTTKCSGLGGIGLPMVKHFAEQHDGTVEIDSALGSGTTVILRLPAALLYAEKLAMLCGISAASIRLQEFRLVAFTGRTTRTFPRVSQGRISPLSNRHVATPIGG; this is translated from the coding sequence ATGGGATTGCAGAATGCGATTCTCAATCTCGTGTTCAACGCGCGTGACGCTATGCCTGACGGCGGCTCGATCTTGATAGACACGGCAATGGCGGGTCACGGCCGCGCCTCGTTTGTCGAGGTCCGGGTCGCAGACAACGGTATCGGCATGACACACGAGACCATGGCCCGTGCCTTTGATCCTTTCTTCACCACCAAGTGCTCTGGGCTGGGTGGTATTGGCCTGCCGATGGTGAAGCACTTCGCCGAACAGCACGACGGAACCGTCGAAATCGACAGCGCACTCGGGTCAGGCACTACGGTGATCTTGCGATTGCCTGCGGCTCTCCTGTATGCCGAAAAGCTCGCTATGCTCTGCGGAATTTCGGCGGCGTCTATTCGGCTGCAGGAGTTTCGTCTCGTCGCCTTCACAGGGCGAACAACGCGAACCTTCCCGAGAGTGTCCCAGGGGAGGATCTCGCCTTTATCAAATAGGCATGTAGCAACGCCGATAGGAGGGTAG